The Phocoena phocoena chromosome 4, mPhoPho1.1, whole genome shotgun sequence genome contains a region encoding:
- the SST gene encoding somatostatin, translating into MLSCRLQCALAALSIVLALGGVTGAPSDPRLRQFLQKSLAAAAGKQELAKYFLAELLSEPNQTENDALEPEDLSQAAEQDEMRLELQRSANSNPAMAPRERKAGCKNFFWKTFTSC; encoded by the exons ATGCTGTCCTGCCGCCTCCAGTGCGCGCTGGCCGCGCTCTCCATAGTTCTGGCTCTGGGCGGTGTCACCGGCGCGCCCTCAGATCCCCGACTCCGTCAGTTTCTGCAGAAATCCCTGGCTGCTGCCGCTGGGAAGCAG GAATTGGCCAAGTACTTCTTGGCAGAGCTGCTCTCTGAACCCAACCAGACAGAGAACGATGCCCTGGAGCCTGAAGATTTGTCCCAGGCTGCTGAACAGGATGAAATGAGGCTGGAGCTGCAGAGATCCGCTAACTCGAACCCAGCCATGGCACCCCGAGAACGCAAAGCTGGCTGCAAGAATTTCTTCTGGAAGACTTTCACATCCTGTTAA